A single Arachidicoccus sp. BS20 DNA region contains:
- a CDS encoding TrmH family RNA methyltransferase — translation MISKNEIKYIQSLYHKKTRDKENVFIVEGQKMVTELFQSNFGIKKVYATEKYVVPEWYSSAVTMISDIELGKMSRLETPNQVLAVVEKKQQQQRIDTEQIILALDGIQDPGNLGTIIRIADWFGIQQIVASQDSADCYNPKTVQATMGSIFRVDVQYLDLNNFLSQSKTKILGALLNGNNVLQHSSISKGILVIGNESKGIRENIKPYINEAVSIPAFGKAESLNAAVATGIILSHLIKK, via the coding sequence ATGATTAGTAAAAATGAAATCAAATATATCCAAAGTTTGTACCATAAAAAAACAAGAGACAAAGAAAATGTTTTTATTGTCGAAGGACAGAAAATGGTAACTGAACTTTTTCAAAGTAATTTCGGTATTAAAAAAGTTTATGCCACCGAAAAATATGTTGTGCCGGAATGGTATTCATCGGCTGTAACAATGATCAGCGATATTGAACTTGGTAAAATGAGCCGGCTCGAAACCCCGAACCAGGTATTGGCTGTGGTCGAAAAAAAACAACAGCAACAGCGCATTGATACAGAACAAATCATACTTGCACTTGACGGTATTCAAGACCCCGGAAATTTAGGAACAATTATCAGAATCGCCGATTGGTTTGGCATACAGCAGATAGTTGCTTCACAAGATTCGGCAGATTGTTACAATCCCAAAACCGTGCAAGCCACAATGGGCAGCATTTTTCGCGTGGACGTTCAATATCTCGACTTGAACAACTTTCTTTCCCAATCAAAAACTAAAATTTTAGGTGCATTACTAAACGGTAATAATGTGCTGCAACACTCAAGCATTTCCAAAGGCATTTTGGTTATAGGCAATGAATCAAAAGGCATTCGCGAAAATATCAAACCATATATCAATGAAGCGGTCTCTATTCCAGCATTCGGCAAGGCGGAATCGCTGAACGCAGCCGTTGCAACAGGCATTATTTTGTCGCATTTGATTAAAAAATAA
- the mgtE gene encoding magnesium transporter: MLQTEFDKHDVAKIKQALEGDDAQLAQVLVEYHPSEIAIFFEHLTKEEQERIVNLLPSEVASEAISEMDEEQHPAELLLQLEPEKRKEIIEEFDYDDATDIIAQLDIEEQEEILEDLDLVDAAAIRNLLTYPEDSAGGLMNSSFISVNIHQYKTDAINEIIRQSEDMEEFYTIYVVDEQKKLVGIVSIKDIIKSRADVKIADLIKTDFKYVRADADQEEVAKIISQYNLTSLPVVDGINHLLGQITVDDVIDVLEEENTEDILRISGVSEDEELSGSWKPAVKSRLPWLIINLATAFLAASVPRHFEKTIEQLAVLSAYMTIIAGMGGNTATQALAVTVRRISLNQLSDKQAWNTIKKEILVGFINGAVNGIIVCIVALLLDNNPMLGLVLFLAMVGNMIVAGIAGSGIPLLLKRLGIDPAIASSIIITTFTDVFGFLLPLGLASKLLL; this comes from the coding sequence ATGTTACAAACTGAATTCGACAAGCACGATGTAGCAAAAATAAAGCAGGCTTTGGAAGGCGATGATGCGCAACTGGCACAGGTTCTGGTAGAATATCATCCTTCGGAAATTGCGATATTTTTTGAACATCTTACCAAAGAAGAGCAGGAGCGTATTGTAAATTTACTTCCTTCCGAAGTAGCATCGGAAGCTATTTCGGAGATGGACGAAGAACAACATCCTGCGGAATTGTTGTTGCAATTAGAACCGGAAAAGCGAAAAGAAATTATTGAAGAATTTGATTACGATGATGCTACCGACATCATTGCGCAGTTGGATATTGAAGAACAGGAAGAAATTCTGGAAGACCTTGACCTGGTTGATGCTGCCGCTATCCGTAACTTGCTGACTTATCCCGAAGATTCTGCCGGCGGCTTAATGAACAGCAGCTTTATAAGTGTAAATATTCATCAGTATAAAACGGATGCCATTAACGAAATTATTCGTCAGTCGGAGGATATGGAGGAGTTCTACACTATTTATGTAGTGGATGAACAGAAAAAGTTAGTTGGCATTGTTTCCATTAAAGATATTATCAAGTCGCGCGCCGATGTCAAGATTGCCGATTTGATTAAGACCGATTTTAAATACGTGCGCGCCGATGCCGACCAGGAAGAGGTAGCGAAAATTATTTCGCAATATAATCTCACTTCATTACCGGTAGTTGATGGCATTAATCATTTGCTCGGACAAATCACGGTGGATGATGTTATCGACGTTTTGGAAGAAGAAAATACGGAAGATATCCTGAGAATTTCCGGCGTATCGGAAGATGAAGAACTAAGTGGTTCGTGGAAGCCAGCCGTCAAAAGCCGCTTGCCATGGCTCATTATTAACTTGGCTACGGCGTTTCTTGCAGCGTCTGTTCCAAGGCATTTTGAAAAAACAATTGAGCAGTTAGCAGTGCTTTCAGCCTATATGACCATCATTGCGGGAATGGGCGGAAATACTGCAACTCAGGCACTTGCCGTTACCGTTCGTCGTATTTCTTTAAATCAATTGTCAGACAAGCAAGCGTGGAATACAATCAAGAAAGAAATTCTTGTCGGCTTTATTAATGGAGCCGTTAATGGCATTATTGTATGTATTGTCGCATTGCTGTTAGACAACAATCCAATGCTTGGGTTGGTTTTGTTCTTAGCAATGGTGGGCAACATGATTGTCGCCGGCATCGCCGGTTCCGGTATTCCATTGTTGCTGAAAAGATTGGGAATTGACCCTGCAATTGCATCGTCTATTATCATCACAACATTTACGGATGTGTTTGGATTTTTACTTCCGTTGGGATTAGCAAGCAAATTGTTGTTATAA